One Lacunisphaera limnophila DNA window includes the following coding sequences:
- a CDS encoding ABC transporter permease produces the protein MIIETFLQDLRIGLRVLIKEKSFCALAIFVLSLGICAVTTQFSVVNGVMLRGFSFPNASRLVSVQLIDPTSVNFFGVNSQMFSQDFLDLEAEQKSLEHLGAYINGSTVNMTIGADAQRFTGAYVSDGFMPALGVTPVMGRGFTREDNTPGAPKVTIIGYELWQRHFGGAPDILGRSVRLNGKPATVIGVMAPGFAFPQNEQLWIPVFNEFPPQDRNNQNAAGNGVQLLASLKPGVSVDQAQLEFSAFARRFAETYPDTNKVFNTALVEPLIKAFTPAALSGQLLVMLAFCFGVLLLACVNVMNMQFARATLRAKELAIRSSLGATRVRLIRQMLTESLLVAVLGAILGVGLSYWAVDLLTATVKNLANPIPAYITFDIDGRVLAFTVGATLVAALVSGLIPAWMSSRASAAEALKDSGRGTTSRAVNLITRGLVVGQLFVTCILLIGSLLQLRSILNQQSLDYGYDTSAVLAGRMGLMDGDYPTNEARQLFYERLLAQVRTNPAVEAVALTNRFRMVFSGATAIEIEGRAYKEEKDRPNASFEQVSDGYFGVTAQKLLEGRDFNGDDTDARLPVAIVNAAFARKHYGLESALGRRFRLSLNNGASFTPWRTIVGVVSDVRMVGPFPNANVDDSGFYVPFFATLFSPVAAAEPSAPQFGTIALRARGGQRGTALLEVLRSEARKADPNLPLYFVGTPKDSIEVFTGANKVIATMFTLFGAVAMVLASVGLYGVTSFSVNQRTQEFGVRMALGADQGRILGMVMKQGSWQLGLGLGIGLLLSAGLAVAFGAQIQNFLIGITALDPLTYLAVTVVLSVVSLIATLIPARRATRVDPMVALRSE, from the coding sequence ATGATCATTGAAACCTTTCTCCAGGACCTGCGCATCGGTCTCCGCGTCCTCATCAAGGAAAAATCCTTCTGCGCGCTCGCCATCTTCGTCCTCTCGCTCGGCATCTGCGCCGTCACCACCCAGTTCAGCGTGGTCAACGGCGTGATGCTGCGCGGCTTCTCGTTCCCGAACGCCAGCCGCCTCGTGAGCGTCCAGCTTATCGACCCGACCTCCGTGAATTTCTTCGGCGTGAACAGCCAGATGTTCTCCCAGGACTTTCTCGACCTTGAGGCCGAGCAAAAGTCGCTCGAGCACCTGGGGGCCTACATCAACGGCTCCACCGTCAACATGACCATCGGCGCCGACGCCCAGCGCTTCACCGGCGCCTACGTCTCCGACGGTTTCATGCCGGCCCTCGGCGTCACCCCGGTCATGGGCCGCGGCTTCACGCGCGAGGACAACACCCCCGGCGCCCCCAAGGTCACCATCATCGGCTACGAGCTCTGGCAGCGGCATTTCGGCGGCGCGCCCGATATCCTCGGCCGCAGCGTCCGCCTCAACGGCAAGCCGGCCACCGTGATCGGGGTCATGGCCCCGGGCTTCGCCTTCCCGCAAAACGAACAGCTCTGGATCCCCGTCTTCAACGAGTTCCCGCCGCAGGACCGCAACAACCAGAACGCCGCCGGCAACGGCGTGCAACTCCTCGCGTCCCTCAAGCCCGGCGTCTCCGTCGACCAGGCCCAGCTGGAGTTCTCCGCCTTCGCCCGCCGCTTCGCCGAGACCTACCCCGACACCAACAAGGTCTTCAACACCGCCCTGGTCGAGCCGCTCATCAAGGCCTTCACGCCCGCCGCCCTCAGCGGCCAGCTCCTCGTCATGCTCGCCTTCTGCTTCGGCGTCCTCCTCCTCGCCTGCGTCAACGTGATGAACATGCAGTTCGCCCGCGCCACCCTGCGCGCCAAGGAACTCGCCATCCGCTCCTCCCTGGGCGCCACGCGGGTCCGCCTCATCCGGCAGATGCTGACCGAGAGCCTGCTCGTGGCCGTCCTCGGCGCCATCCTCGGCGTCGGCCTCTCCTACTGGGCCGTCGACCTCCTCACGGCGACGGTCAAGAACCTCGCCAACCCCATCCCGGCCTACATCACCTTCGACATCGACGGCCGCGTCCTCGCCTTCACCGTCGGCGCCACCCTCGTCGCCGCGCTCGTCTCCGGCCTCATCCCGGCCTGGATGTCCTCCCGCGCCAGCGCCGCCGAGGCCCTCAAGGACAGCGGCCGCGGCACCACCAGCCGCGCCGTCAACCTCATCACCCGCGGCCTCGTCGTCGGCCAGCTGTTCGTCACCTGCATCCTGCTCATCGGGTCGCTGCTCCAGCTGCGCTCCATCCTCAACCAGCAGTCCCTCGACTACGGTTACGACACGTCCGCCGTGCTCGCCGGCCGCATGGGCCTGATGGACGGCGACTACCCGACCAATGAGGCGCGCCAGCTCTTCTACGAGCGCCTGCTCGCCCAGGTCCGCACCAACCCCGCCGTCGAGGCGGTCGCCCTCACCAACCGCTTCCGCATGGTTTTCTCCGGCGCCACCGCCATCGAGATCGAGGGCCGCGCCTACAAGGAGGAAAAAGACCGCCCCAACGCCAGCTTCGAGCAGGTCTCCGACGGCTACTTTGGCGTCACCGCCCAAAAGCTGCTCGAGGGCCGGGATTTCAACGGCGACGACACCGATGCCCGGCTCCCCGTCGCCATCGTCAACGCGGCCTTCGCCCGGAAACACTACGGCCTCGAGAGCGCCCTCGGCCGCCGCTTCCGCCTCAGTCTCAACAACGGCGCGTCGTTCACCCCCTGGCGCACGATCGTCGGGGTCGTGTCCGACGTCCGCATGGTCGGCCCCTTCCCCAACGCCAATGTCGACGATTCCGGCTTCTACGTGCCCTTCTTTGCCACGCTGTTCAGCCCGGTCGCGGCGGCGGAACCGTCGGCGCCGCAATTCGGCACCATCGCCCTCCGGGCCCGCGGCGGCCAGCGCGGCACCGCCCTCCTGGAGGTCCTCCGCAGCGAGGCCCGCAAGGCCGACCCCAACCTGCCGCTGTACTTTGTCGGCACCCCCAAGGACAGCATCGAGGTCTTCACCGGCGCCAACAAGGTTATCGCCACCATGTTCACCCTTTTCGGTGCCGTCGCCATGGTGCTCGCCTCGGTCGGGCTGTACGGCGTGACGTCCTTCTCGGTCAACCAGCGCACGCAGGAGTTCGGCGTCCGCATGGCCCTCGGCGCGGACCAAGGCCGCATCCTCGGCATGGTGATGAAACAGGGCTCCTGGCAGCTCGGCCTCGGCCTGGGCATCGGTCTCTTGCTCTCCGCCGGCCTGGCCGTCGCTTTTGGCGCCCAGATCCAGAACTTCCTCATCGGGATCACCGCCCTCGACCCGCTCACCTACCTCGCCGTCACCGTCGTCCTCTCCGTCGTCTCCCTCATCGCCACGCTCATCCCCGCCCGCCGTGCCACCCGCGTCGACCCCATGGTCGCCCTCCGCTCCGAGTAA